The following proteins are co-located in the Salvelinus fontinalis isolate EN_2023a chromosome 41, ASM2944872v1, whole genome shotgun sequence genome:
- the LOC129840399 gene encoding major facilitator superfamily domain-containing protein 6-A-like isoform X1, with the protein MAADDKVVILSDDEEDQKRRYFLDEPFSTLSLELQTDREPGSTPVSAAASDTQSAPETPMASPLKDLGCFERICLSVNSQLLISKIFYFFFYAAYGSLHPLLAVYYKQLGMSPSRSGLLVGIRYFIEFCSAPFWGVVADRFKKGKPLLLFSVLCWLVFNCGIGFVKPAAMICKEKVDITTVAPPILPLTTMIPINSSLPDVSTNHTMRSRRDLFRSYFPSFLSVLNGLDSSYSVRRRHRRGADSNTTQSTGVSYEQSNATATTTYTPTHAQPRVVPNEQANTTQLLQNTTTMPLTTKIPTLAPTHAPTTHSISVPHELGNTTQATQNTTSTTMATTSTTPAPTQPREYIIEYNEDQVESIFLLILLVIIVGEFFSAPAVTIVDTVTLQYLGKHRDRYGLQRMWGSLGWGVTMLLVGIWIDHTHLTLLIDGVVGCILPEYKNYQVAFIVFGVMMGLALVVATQFYFDSGDYRQELPQRPQDVEIPQVDGNVATPEGSESSTSDQTPITPESITTEQPFHYSDLLRLLCSVQYSTVLFVAWFMGFGYGFVFTFLYWHLEDLKGTTTLFGVCSVLSHVSELAAYFTSHKFIELVGHIRVLYIGLACNTARYLYISYLENAWIVLPMEVLQGVTHASVWAACISYLSAAVPPALRTSAQGILQGLHLGLGRGCGAMVGGVFVNYFGAAETFRGIGMASLVILLIFSFIQCLTGQNEEKEDRMLAENIPVPSSPVPIATIDLMQNQSQVGVMVPRSNPRPPAKKTKHQEEQEDVNRPAWVLSGSPWVTIAFAVCQIREMYCMAKSSLPSETQPLQEQNDQTSSEYKAVETEHSAEQQESPHHRNGSPSSIPSKAHPAEHPESQPSPIPD; encoded by the exons ATGGCTGCAGACGACAAAGTGGTCATCCTATCGGATGATGAAGAGGACCAGAAGAGGAGGTACTTCCTGGACGAACCCTTCAGCACTCTTTCCCTGGAGCTGCAGACCGACCGAGAGCCAGGCTCCACTCCAGTGTCTGCTGCAGCATCAGACACACAGTCTGCTCCAGAGACACCCATGGCCTCACCACTGAAAGACCTAGGCTGCTTTGAGAGGATATGCCTTAGTGTCAACTCCCAGCTCCTCATCTCCAAGatcttctacttcttcttctaTGCAGCATATGGTTCCCTGCACCCACTCCTAGCCGTCTACTACAAGCAGCTCGGGATGTCGCCAAGCCGTAGTGGACTGTTGGTTGGGATCCGGTACTTTATAGAGTTCTGCAGTGCTCCATTCTGGGGAGTGGTGGCCGATCGTTTTAAGAAAGGGAAGCCATTGTTGCTGTTCTCTGTGCTGTGTTGGTTGGTGTTCAACTGTGGCATCGGCTTTGTCAAACCAGCTGCCATGATCTGTAAGGAGAAGGTGGACATCACCACTGTGGCTCCACCAATACTGCCCTTGACGACTATGATACCAATTAACAGCTCGCTACCGGACGTTTCCACCAATCACACGATGAGAAGTCGTCGGGATTTGTTTCGAAGTTACTTTCCTAGCTTCCTTTCTGTTTTGAATGGCCTTGATTCTAGCTATAGCGTACGCCGCAGGCATAGGAGAGGTGCTGATAGCAATACCACCCAATCCACAGGGGTGTCTTACGAGCAAAGCAATGCCACGGCAACAACCACTTACACCCCCACCCATGCCCAACCCAGAGTGGTGCCTAATGAGCAAGCCAATACCACTCAGCTTTTACAGAATACCACAACTATGCCACTGACCACTAAAATCCCAACCCTTGCCCCTACCCATGCCCCCACCACACATTCCATATCGGTGCCTCACGAGCTGGGCAATACCACTCAAGCTACACAAAATACTACTTCAACAACTATGGCAACCACTTCCACCACCCCTGCCCCCACCCAACCCAGAGAGTACATCATTGAGTACAACGAGGATCAGGTCGAGAGCATCTTTCTCCTAATCCTCTTGGTCATCATCGTGGGGGAGTTCTTCAGCGCGCCGGCAGTCACCATTGTGGACACGGTGACGTTACAGTACCTGGGGAAGCACCGGGACCGTTACGGCCTGCAGAGAATGTGGGGGTCCCTTGGCTGGGGCGTGACCATGCTGCTAGTGGGTATCTGGATAGACCACACCCACCTTACGCTGCTCATCGACGGCGTGGTCGGCTGTATCCTGCCCGAGTACAAGAACTACCAG GTGGCCTTCATAGTGTTTGGAGTGATGATGGGCCTGGCCCTGGTGGTAGCAACACAATTCTACTTCGACAG TGGGGACTACAGACAGGAGTTGCCTCAGAGGCCCCAGGATGTAGAGATACCACAA GTAGACGGGAACGTGGCAACTCCAGAGGGGAGCGAGAGCTCCACCTCGGACCAGACCCCCATCACCCCAGAGTCCATCACCACCGAACAGCCTTTCCACTACAGTGACCTCCTCAGGCTGCTCTGTAGTGTTCAGTACAGCACGGTGCTGTTCGTCGCCTGGTTCATGGGCTTCGGTTACGGCTTTGTGTTCACCTTCCTGTATTGGCATCTAGAGGACCTGAAGGGAACCACCACGCTGTTCGGTGTGTGTTCGGTTCTGAGTCATGTGTCGGAGCTGGCTGCTTACTTCACCAGTCATAAGTTTATCGAGCTGGTGGGACACATCAG GGTCTTGTACATTGGCTTGGCATGTAACACAGCACGCTACCTGTACATTTCTTACTTGGAGAATGCATGGATAGTTCTGCCTATGGAGGTCTTACAAG GTGTGACCCATGCGTCGGTTTGGGCAGCCTGTATCTCCTACCTGAGTGCCGCGGTGCCCCCAGCTCTGAGGACCTCTGCCCAGGGTATCCTCCAGGGTTTACACCTGGGGCTGGGACGGGGCTGCGGGGCCATGGTGGGGGGCGTCTTCGTCAACTATTTTG GAGCTGCAGAGACGTTCAGAGGGATTGGAATGGCTTCCCTGGTTATACTCCTCATCTTCTCCTTCATTCAATGTCTGACCGGACAGAACGAGGAAAagg AGGACAGGATGCTAGCAGAGAACATTCCGGTTCCTTCCAGTCCAGTTCCCATCGCTACCATAGACTTGATGCAGAACCAGAGTCAG gtgGGTGTGATGGTGCCCCGCTCTAACCCTAGACCCCCGGCTAAGAAGACGAAGCaccaggaggagcaggaggatgtTAACAGACCTGCCTGGGTGTTGAGTGGATCCCCCTGGGTCACCATAGCCTTCGctgtctgccagatcagagagaTGTACTGCATGGCCAAGAGTAGTCTACCCTCAGAGACACAGCCACTGCAG GAGCAAAATGATCAGACCTCTTCTGAATACAAGGCAGTGGAGACAGAACACAGCGCAGAGCAACAGGAGTCCCCACACCACCGTAACGGTTCCCCCAGCAGCATACCTAGCAAGGCCCACCCCGCAGAGCACCCCGAATCCCAGCCCTCTCCCATACCAGACTAG
- the LOC129840399 gene encoding major facilitator superfamily domain-containing protein 6-A-like isoform X2: MAADDKVVILSDDEEDQKRRYFLDEPFSTLSLELQTDREPGSTPVSAAASDTQSAPETPMASPLKDLGCFERICLSVNSQLLISKIFYFFFYAAYGSLHPLLAVYYKQLGMSPSRSGLLVGIRYFIEFCSAPFWGVVADRFKKGKPLLLFSVLCWLVFNCGIGFVKPAAMICKEKVDITTVAPPILPLTTMIPINSSLPDVSTNHTMRSRRDLFRSYFPSFLSVLNGLDSSYSVRRRHRRGADSNTTQSTGVSYEQSNATATTTYTPTHAQPRVVPNEQANTTQLLQNTTTMPLTTKIPTLAPTHAPTTHSISVPHELGNTTQATQNTTSTTMATTSTTPAPTQPREYIIEYNEDQVESIFLLILLVIIVGEFFSAPAVTIVDTVTLQYLGKHRDRYGLQRMWGSLGWGVTMLLVGIWIDHTHLTLLIDGVVGCILPEYKNYQVAFIVFGVMMGLALVVATQFYFDSGDYRQELPQRPQDVEIPQVDGNVATPEGSESSTSDQTPITPESITTEQPFHYSDLLRLLCSVQYSTVLFVAWFMGFGYGFVFTFLYWHLEDLKGTTTLFGVCSVLSHVSELAAYFTSHKFIELVGHIRVLYIGLACNTARYLYISYLENAWIVLPMEVLQGVTHASVWAACISYLSAAVPPALRTSAQGILQGLHLGLGRGCGAMVGGVFVNYFGAAETFRGIGMASLVILLIFSFIQCLTGQNEEKEDRMLAENIPVPSSPVPIATIDLMQNQSQVGVMVPRSNPRPPAKKTKHQEEQEDVNRPAWVLSGSPWVTIAFAVCQIREMYCMAKSSLPSETQPLQWQYVNDFSPRLHVN, encoded by the exons ATGGCTGCAGACGACAAAGTGGTCATCCTATCGGATGATGAAGAGGACCAGAAGAGGAGGTACTTCCTGGACGAACCCTTCAGCACTCTTTCCCTGGAGCTGCAGACCGACCGAGAGCCAGGCTCCACTCCAGTGTCTGCTGCAGCATCAGACACACAGTCTGCTCCAGAGACACCCATGGCCTCACCACTGAAAGACCTAGGCTGCTTTGAGAGGATATGCCTTAGTGTCAACTCCCAGCTCCTCATCTCCAAGatcttctacttcttcttctaTGCAGCATATGGTTCCCTGCACCCACTCCTAGCCGTCTACTACAAGCAGCTCGGGATGTCGCCAAGCCGTAGTGGACTGTTGGTTGGGATCCGGTACTTTATAGAGTTCTGCAGTGCTCCATTCTGGGGAGTGGTGGCCGATCGTTTTAAGAAAGGGAAGCCATTGTTGCTGTTCTCTGTGCTGTGTTGGTTGGTGTTCAACTGTGGCATCGGCTTTGTCAAACCAGCTGCCATGATCTGTAAGGAGAAGGTGGACATCACCACTGTGGCTCCACCAATACTGCCCTTGACGACTATGATACCAATTAACAGCTCGCTACCGGACGTTTCCACCAATCACACGATGAGAAGTCGTCGGGATTTGTTTCGAAGTTACTTTCCTAGCTTCCTTTCTGTTTTGAATGGCCTTGATTCTAGCTATAGCGTACGCCGCAGGCATAGGAGAGGTGCTGATAGCAATACCACCCAATCCACAGGGGTGTCTTACGAGCAAAGCAATGCCACGGCAACAACCACTTACACCCCCACCCATGCCCAACCCAGAGTGGTGCCTAATGAGCAAGCCAATACCACTCAGCTTTTACAGAATACCACAACTATGCCACTGACCACTAAAATCCCAACCCTTGCCCCTACCCATGCCCCCACCACACATTCCATATCGGTGCCTCACGAGCTGGGCAATACCACTCAAGCTACACAAAATACTACTTCAACAACTATGGCAACCACTTCCACCACCCCTGCCCCCACCCAACCCAGAGAGTACATCATTGAGTACAACGAGGATCAGGTCGAGAGCATCTTTCTCCTAATCCTCTTGGTCATCATCGTGGGGGAGTTCTTCAGCGCGCCGGCAGTCACCATTGTGGACACGGTGACGTTACAGTACCTGGGGAAGCACCGGGACCGTTACGGCCTGCAGAGAATGTGGGGGTCCCTTGGCTGGGGCGTGACCATGCTGCTAGTGGGTATCTGGATAGACCACACCCACCTTACGCTGCTCATCGACGGCGTGGTCGGCTGTATCCTGCCCGAGTACAAGAACTACCAG GTGGCCTTCATAGTGTTTGGAGTGATGATGGGCCTGGCCCTGGTGGTAGCAACACAATTCTACTTCGACAG TGGGGACTACAGACAGGAGTTGCCTCAGAGGCCCCAGGATGTAGAGATACCACAA GTAGACGGGAACGTGGCAACTCCAGAGGGGAGCGAGAGCTCCACCTCGGACCAGACCCCCATCACCCCAGAGTCCATCACCACCGAACAGCCTTTCCACTACAGTGACCTCCTCAGGCTGCTCTGTAGTGTTCAGTACAGCACGGTGCTGTTCGTCGCCTGGTTCATGGGCTTCGGTTACGGCTTTGTGTTCACCTTCCTGTATTGGCATCTAGAGGACCTGAAGGGAACCACCACGCTGTTCGGTGTGTGTTCGGTTCTGAGTCATGTGTCGGAGCTGGCTGCTTACTTCACCAGTCATAAGTTTATCGAGCTGGTGGGACACATCAG GGTCTTGTACATTGGCTTGGCATGTAACACAGCACGCTACCTGTACATTTCTTACTTGGAGAATGCATGGATAGTTCTGCCTATGGAGGTCTTACAAG GTGTGACCCATGCGTCGGTTTGGGCAGCCTGTATCTCCTACCTGAGTGCCGCGGTGCCCCCAGCTCTGAGGACCTCTGCCCAGGGTATCCTCCAGGGTTTACACCTGGGGCTGGGACGGGGCTGCGGGGCCATGGTGGGGGGCGTCTTCGTCAACTATTTTG GAGCTGCAGAGACGTTCAGAGGGATTGGAATGGCTTCCCTGGTTATACTCCTCATCTTCTCCTTCATTCAATGTCTGACCGGACAGAACGAGGAAAagg AGGACAGGATGCTAGCAGAGAACATTCCGGTTCCTTCCAGTCCAGTTCCCATCGCTACCATAGACTTGATGCAGAACCAGAGTCAG gtgGGTGTGATGGTGCCCCGCTCTAACCCTAGACCCCCGGCTAAGAAGACGAAGCaccaggaggagcaggaggatgtTAACAGACCTGCCTGGGTGTTGAGTGGATCCCCCTGGGTCACCATAGCCTTCGctgtctgccagatcagagagaTGTACTGCATGGCCAAGAGTAGTCTACCCTCAGAGACACAGCCACTGCAG TGGCAATATGTGAACGATTTCTCCCCACGCCTTCATGTGAACTAA
- the LOC129840417 gene encoding insulin-like growth factor-binding protein complex acid labile subunit, which translates to MQYFFCLLLLMAVTSKSHSTPCEKGCDCHEELKLTTCTNALFTQLPNHIPPYTEHLDLSMNLLTFIPKSSFRMERKLRVLLMKDNNINAVADGAFAQLEFLQKLDLSCNRISSLSESFSLGLNALRELQLSHNHLHTLDSRSFMHLDGLQRLNLTGNAIHNIQVRSFGSLSTLRQLHLEGNHLVSLNNGVFSMLKSLEVLNLQGNQINKTQEGVFTPMTSLALLNLAHNQMSTIYFKTFLSIHTYSTHILLEGNPWNCNCDLQRVFHKLRSVQRLFLDDYYNLSCNAPTELANYRLMDVDTELCIAEVVIVLIITITVVITVLGAIVMAERKRKKKKRGKHWTEQGNLSDSDH; encoded by the exons ATGCAGTACTTCTTTTGTCTCCTACTGTTGATGGCGGTTACCTCCAAGTCTCACAGCACCCCGTGCGAGAAAGGCTGCGACTGTCACGAGGAGCTGAAACTCACCACTTGCACTAACGCCCTCTTCACCCAACTGCCCAACCACATCCCTCCTTACACGGAACACCTGGACCTATCTATGAACCTCCTAACCTTTATTCCGAAGAGTTCCTTCCGAATGGAACGCAAACTGAGGGTTCTGCTTAtgaaggacaacaacatcaacgcTGTGGCCGACGGGGCCTTCGCCCAGCTAGAGTTCCTTCAGAAGTTGGACCTGAGCTGTAACAG GATCTCGTCCCTGAGCGAGAGCTTCTCCCTGGGCCTGAATGCTCTGAGAGAGCTGCAGCTGAGCCACAACCACCTGCACACCCTGGACAGCAGGAGCTTCATGCACCTGGATGGCCTACAGAGGCTCAACCTTACTGGCAACGCCATCCATAATATCCAGGTGAG GTCCTTTGGCTCATTGTCCACCTTGCGGCAGCTCCACCTGGAGGGCAACCATCTCGTCTCCCTCAACAACGGGGTATTCTCCATGCTGAAGTCCCTGGAGGTCCTCAACCTGCAGGGGAACCAGATCAACAAGACCCAAGAGGGTGTCTTCACACCCATGACCTCCCTGGCCCTGCTCAACCTGGCCCACAACCAGATGAGCACCATCTACTTCAAGACCTTCCTAAGCATCCATACCTACAGTACCCATATCCTGTTGGAAGGAAACCCCTGGAACTGCAATTGTGACCTGCAGAGAGTGTTCCATAAGCTTAGAAGTGTTCAAAGGCTCTTCTTGGATGATTACTAtaatcttagctgtaatgctccgACAGAACTAGCGAACTATAGGTTGATGGATGTGGATACGGAGCTGTGTATCGCCGAGGTGGTTATTGTGCTGATTATCACGATCACCGTGGTGATAACAGTGTTGGGGGCCATCGTCATGgcggagaggaagagaaagaagaagaagaggggaaAGCATTGGACGGAGCAGGGCAACTTGTCTGACTCAGATCACTAG